AAGTAATGACGTCACCGCTACAAGCCTTCAGAGAAACAAACCGCTGCTTAAACCCCTGACCAGTCACGTGTTTCACTCACGAGGCGTTGGAGCAGTCACGTGATAGCCTCTCACCAGCCAATAGCGGCGCTGGGCCTAATTAAACCCCCGTCGTTTCACACAGCTGGCTGGATGcctgttattttatttcatttagctACTAATCCATTCTGTAAATCACtgaaaaaatgtgatttaatgcaTAGTTTTCATGAACATCGTGTCATTTTCCGCCTCTTGTCTTTCTACGAAGTGCCTTTTGAGCGTTTCAGTGAAAACCATTTCAGAATAATTGTCTTccactgccatctagtggataTCATATTAACGCAGTCATTTAAGGTTTTAATGAGTCTAATGCCAAAATTTCAAGTTGTTCAGATCTACAGGACATAACATTCTACTCGGTATGAATTAATATTCATGTTTAGTATTAATACCATTATAGCAGTCAGTAGACTAGATTTTTCTTCCATAATGCACTTTagcatcttaaaaaaaaaaagaaaaaaaaaagccctattAGTGGTCTTACAGCATGTAATCAATAAGAGGTTGGTCATtatagagagaaaataaaactagaaaaacaattcattttgtaaaataaaataaaaaatgaaatattctaGGGTAGAATCAAATAGACTAAAAAAACCAATAAAGTCATATTCATATGTGGCATTCCCATGTGGAGGGAAACGTTAATCCAAATTTAGTAAATCCAACTCTGccaccctgggggagaaccagggaaatactcccaaataAAGGCACACATAAGTTTTACCAATCGGGGCAAGGAACATGAGAATGAGACAcgtgtatgaatatatatatataaaaagatattttattatgacacttaagcatcattaaaacttaacatataaatataaaatcgcTCTTCCATGAAGCacaataaggattttaaaactaAGCACTTCTCTAGGCCCAGGCTTGGCGGGaacaaggcaggccagctacagctcgggaggtcatccaaacccacctcaagtcacaccaaaatcaaacactacctacaccacaaggaagttgttgtgttggcacactgagcacACTGTGAAGCACACCACCGAATAAATGCGgctagcctcccctgtcccaccaaaactcactggctcctggagagaaagaaaaacaccggttaacccaaaattacacaaatacagtaaacaaaaatattacagacaCCGTGGTGTGGTGGCCAACACCCAGGCCCACTGACACCATCACATGCAATAGAGGTAGTTAACAACACCtaagcagaaccagaattatggtaaactaaataaagtgaaatgtatagccactagggatgtcacgagaaccgatacttcggtaccaacattcttaaaacgtgacagtacttgtttttGTGGAGTAGCGTTAGAACTGATTCTAATGTTggtaccatttaccatttatattgtggcacattaacgttaccaaatctataaaacaaaaaaacaaacaaactaaacttcaaccgtgctcctaaatttttgactgtgctcctaaaagaaattgttactgtAGAGCCATGGATCCGGTGAAATGAATTCCAGTTGGCGGAGATTTAAACAGTTCACTCTTCTCTGATGAATCCGTAATCATGGAGGAACAGAGCAATTAGATGTGTGTAGGCAGTCCGGGAAAATAAGCAGATGAAAAACATATCTGTAATCCCACGAGTGTCGTGTCAAGTGGAATCCCTCCAAGTTTATAGTAACCAACGCAAACTCCATCGATTGCATGGAGGAAGCAATAGTCCGTCTGATTCTCACGGGAACACCAGCACGATTCCCTTTCTTCCTGTGGCGCTTCCTTAGAGGAGGAAagaagctatttaaaaaaaaaaaaaggtatttttaCACCCAAGCGTTTAAAGCAGCAGTACCTTAAATTAGACAAAGGGGGCGCTGAGGAGGCCGAATAAACAACGTTGTATCTGTATTattaatttgaaatgtttttctttttttgaaggAATAatttagcaacaaaaaaaatcaaatacacaCGATGTCTCCTTTACCCGAGACATGTTTAGTGCGAAATGTCAGAAACCGAACATGGCTGATTGATagaatacatttttctttttaaattaaacttcCCGTTCATAACTTCTGCGTCCACATCTGCTCCTGGAAGACACACGATTCGAATCAAATTTGCATACAAGTCTTGCTAACATAGCTAATgaatgtttacacacactttagataacataataataataatgtatatttgaTAGTGATGCCCGAAAGATGAGAGTGTTAAAGTCTACAGCCACAATCTTGTTCTTCTGGAGCTGTTCGGATGAGGGCAGTCGTAATAGCAGACGTACGACTCGATCATCATGACGGCGTGCTGAGCGAATCGTTTTCGCGGGCAGCGGAAGGTCACGAGTGCGGTCCTGGTGTGGTCAGGGCTGCAGCAGCGTCCGTCAGAACACATTCCACAGAACAGCGGCCTGTAGGAGCGAGCGCTGTAGCAGCCCTGATGCTCGAAGTGCACTAGCACAGGCGAGCGATAACTGCTCTGACACACACCCGGCTTCTGGAATTGAGGATTcaaataaatactaaaatactacacaaaacatttatgtatattataaCACATATTATAACATGAGTGGACTAGCTCGAAATGCTAATCCTGCCAAACATAATGAAAGATATTGAGATGTTGAGATGCAGAATTTGTAGCATAAACTGTGGAGTTACTATTACAAATTTAATTTTGAGTTTTAACTCCCAAGATCCTATATTCTCAGACccctacactatatggcaaaaagtatgtgcacccctaaccatcacacccatatgtggttcttctctaAACTATATCCACAAAGTTTAAAGAGCACATGATTGTATAGAGtgtctctgtacgctgtagcgttacaatttctcttcactggaactaagaaacccgaacactgttccagcacgacgatgcccctgtgcacaaagcgagctccatgaacaTGTGGTGTGTGAAGAAGGTGTTGGAAGAACGTGGAAGAAATCgggtgtcctgcacagaaccctgacctcaacccaactgaacaccttcgggatgaactggaacaccgagtgcaccccagacctcactaacgctcttgtagctgaatgaacaaaaatccccacagccacaccccaaaatctagtggaaagcctttccagaagagagagtggagcgtattataacagtaaacagAGAATAACTCCATGTTAATGGgcgttatggtcaggtgtccacgtaCGTTTATAAACTCCCAGCGTCGGGCTGTACCATATGTGGTAGGTGGGTTTCTCTTCTGGGAAATCtgtaattttcccactcttAAATAATCTGACCCACGGTCCCACGTCtttctactgtttgttctttattttggctaatgagacaTAAGGCGCTGATTCTGGGTCGAAAAATGCACGCAACTGCGTGTCACTTaatttgactgaacatgcacaaaatttgtcaCACCAATATAGGTACAGCTCTTCGCTTTCTGGGATATCCATAAACctttctttctcaaaattaaagtcTCTTCCTTCATGCACTTGCGCTGTGCAATGAAGGGCAGAGAACAGCATAAAATCAACACACGTGTCCTTCATCTTATCATGTGCCAACGTCCACAAACGAGCACAGGCTCTAGGCTTGTTATGCATGGACCATTGATAAACCCAGAGCTCTGCTTCTTTAACAAATGGAGTTCCCAAAGATGAGTCATCAGTTATTGTTACTCCCTGAGGTGAGGAGAtaaaatttaagtgtaaaagaTACATAAAGTCCCTGCCCAGTAGATCGACTGGACATGAAGACGAAATTAGGAATTGGTGGGTTACTCTTTTcccatttttacattcacaaactagCGGTTCAGAGAAACGTTCTAATACTGAATGTCCTGTCACACCCATAGAGCGCAATGACCGTGAACTCATTTTTGGGGATTCTTTTAATTCgctgtgttttattactgaatacgtTGCTCCTAAATCTACcaaaaatgtgacactttgtccattaactacaagagatatacatcgtaactgtgtaaaaggagaggcattatactttaataggttaaaggtcatgactggttcagacatttgtgaattgtcagtctgactaatgttggatgtgggtgtgtgcatatattcctATTCTTTGTGAACTAACTGATAGTTTGATGTCACCTCTTCTGTTCCCAGGTGCCTCACTCTTCCCTTCctcttcccgtcagtcggcTTCTGCTCTGGACAGTCTCTTTCAACATGTCCAACTTTTCCACTGATAAAACATGTGAAGTTGTATCTATGGGGGTTGCCACCTGGCCTTCCTCGTCCATGTCCTTTTggttttcttctcctctccatctttctttcctttgcctctCGTAGGAGCTTCTCCGTGTGGATTGCATACCTTTCCACTTGTGTGAGGCTTCCCGTGTCCCAGGTGATACATTATTGTTTGACTATAGCGCAATTTCTGTTTCATGCCGTTCATAtagctgtttctgagatgtgcctCCCATGCTGTGACGGCCACCTGCCCATCTGCCAGAGCGTTGGGTTTCTCCAAGCCTGAGTTTGCGTCATGGATCTCAGTGAGCCTGGACAGGTACTGTGATACAGTCTCTGAATCTTGCTGCTTGCACTttgctatttttgtcatgtccattCGCACAGAAAAGGTGTTCGTCAGCCTCTGTTGGAGCGCTGCgatttgtgctctgtacctTGCGTTGACTCCATCATCCCACTGTGGGTTGATCAAGCGAACATCGTTCTCTGGGAATTCACATGAAACCTTGACCCAGTCTGTGCCAAGTTTCGCCATGAGCAGTCGTCGTagttcatgagtggtgggtctgaattctctgcagaatatttgaagttcatccccaaactttcGTCCTCCTACTTCGCAGAGCGCCGGCAGATgcgtcatgctgctcctgatgtcttccaatgtccagggtctgtgaactagcatagggcCTCCTTCTCTGGCCAATTCTAGCCTTGGGGCATTTACCACAGTGTGCACTGTCCCTTCTCTGTccgattttgttggtctgaagccctcaggcagcaatgttgttggtcCCTTCACTTGGGATCTCGTGTGTAACGCCACCGGTGAAGAAAGGATGGCTGGCGTACAGTTTGGTGGGGGTTGGTGGCTCAGTTTTGACAGGTTCGGATAGAGTGGTGTAGGCCGGGCTGCTTCATCGTGAAGAGGTGCCTCTGAAACGGCAGGTTCCTTTCTCCTTACTGGCTGTGGGCGTCGCGGTGGGGAGTCCAGGTCGGGATcggctttctgcaatttagcacactgagaaataGGTAagggccctgcctgacattttttctctcttttatgtgcatcactctgccattcagcaaatgcctttCAGTCTGTTAAAAACTACACTTTgctctttgttttaggggtctctctctctcctttgtctccaaattaaatttctgttgttctaactgtctgagactaaaactacctttttctgGGAAAGtacattctttaacccatacatcatattAGTTCAAACAGCCTTCTCCATAGTTCACTCgcataaatgtgatattaggaccaacatatgagcaccctgtacataccatagcatgtgtcacaggatgtgctttgctacatgttttccccattttttaaattattatgatttttttttacagcttctgtaactttcaaagttttaatcaatttaacatgctatgaaaatcaaaTGAATATGCATTCTCGTGCACAAACAGAAAAGCTTCTagtgtgtgccaaatctctagacattcaattaatcatataacctataggttcaatagagcaaaccttaagaatgtaaaagagtttacctgtgagggcgagtccacatacagcaattatttatttttttatctcagtaaaatgtacttgtgcgttaaatttgccaaatgtatcatgtaccgctgatatgatggaatgagtcaatggggcatgcaACTTGATAATAACCTGCCGCAAAAATACTGCGTCTCTTGCGtttcttaataagtactctgtttacttatttattgcttgAAACAGACTttccgttagcaaatatttttaccgttattatctctctctctctatataccTGTcagtatatatcttagttttgaagctgtgatctaagaaacatcAATATCTCTCCCCtcgcagaggcgaagttcctggaacttcttataagaaatcgctccatgtaatacttctctctcaatgtaatacaggcatttcttatatcattgattcccttccatacagacagcaatacacaatgacttcataaaattctaattctaaattctaatactaaattcttgatgattcctaccagtcagttGTAAGGCTGCATCAGTTTTTCACTCTGCACAATAAAGgttcagggtgaaacttttccacgagCATCTTCCGGTTTGCTTATTGTccagaaaaactgaaaagactcacgcagcccagccaggagacgccaaattgtcgtggaatttagacaacactcgcagactcgtcctctaaaggtaaaaatgtttattacagaaagatggttaatacaggatagaataaagcaggatagaataatgagagcgctctgaagtgtttgtgctgaaccactactatatatatgaaacgcagagcatgacactcttctgtgtaccgataagaagtggtttgaggcagttcaaacaggctttgtttcagggtcttagAAGAAGtacagacgaaccttgaacagaagaacatgtttgtgtctctgtatatcagataaacattctgtactgatctcagtgacatgacatggccttcttagacattatcctctgatgagaatgaaacagaacaagaacaaaactattacaaagtaaaaatgaataaattcccTCACAAGTGTGAGAACTGaagcttcacaaaatataaatttatcTGAAAACATACATAATCACGTCACCTCACCGgctctaatttgcatattaaaattGGCAACATTGCTTCTCCGTGGTGACACGAATAACacttttaaaagtaaagaaagaacaaatacaGAAACGCTTAAAGAGGAAAAGTCAGGTAGGCTCATTTGTGTGAACTATTATGTACAACTTAACCCTTACAGTTTCTGTACAACTGCGTCAAAGTTTAACGTAATTAGcataaaaaagtattttgtgaACGGAAGTGGTTGATATTATGGATGGGCGTGGTttaaatattattcattttatagtGTGTTAcaaccccaaagttgattattttcctctaacagcatgtcccgaagtgctttattcctcttgtaccacagcagtttcccaacagtgacattttattttattaattaaaacaatgtgGTGGAAATTTCCTCTAAAATGAAAAACCATTAACACCTGAATAtgctcaaataaatattttattcaattaCCAACTTCTCAGGAGCCCAGGTAGAAAACTCTTACCTTACCAACTGTAccttacctcagagtgttacgAGGGTTGAGACAGAACATCGGAATATATATGGTTACGTCcatgaattattcatttcattatcattatcattcatTTAGTAAAggacaaagaaataaacatccCATTGGAGGACAGAATAcactgaaatataataaataccaTCTCTTGTCTTCCTCACCACCATCTTCTTCCCATCATATATCCCCGTCTTATCCTTGTCCACTTATTTGCTtggtatactgtatgttctggTGGTCATAAAACATACCGCAGCACTTTTATGATCACTTGCCCCTGACTGTCTGGGTCAGTTCACCAAACAGGGAAGAAGCCCTCTGAACAGTACCTacattcttccaaaaaaaataaaacagtttcttGAGATGATAATTCCCATTTCCTTATTTCTTAATGCAACCTGTCCTTTCTCAGATTTGCATGGATATGTTCACAGAACAGTTATTAGGTTAATAATCTTAATCTTCTGCATTTcaatgacacatcatacatttttttctgtttatagttacattaaatgttgtggaacatcagcaAAGCAAGTACCTGTTCTTATTTACAGCAGCTATACACAGtctaaacagtcattccctcaccagcttctctttttccctctcttgaggttaataagacaaaaaaacacagcttgtcatgatactgagaaagcacaaaaagcgtaaactcctctgtcctgaagatgtgggaaaacttaaagttacagctttacctcggaatgttacaaagcgccgacactggagactccttccataaatgttaaataaacatctcctcccAGAAAACCTCACTATATCAAATATTATACACCTTTCTTAAACTGTTTACGTGGAGCGTCCGTTGTACGAGTCcctatgaatgagctgttgctatagaaacgataacgttaATATATAAGacttgatataaacctgtgattttgcagccgcactactgtcagagccgctgttataaaaaatgaatcaacatctgaccaatcacaatccaaaATTCAGGAGCACTGTGGAATAACAGGAATtaacattttctccccaataaACCTCACTTTGTTTTAATCAAAGGTCAGATCTTCACCCTGTCACACTGCTGAAGAGACAGACTGTGCCGTTACCTGCAgataggaaaagaaaaatgagcaCAGACAAGGCACATGTCTCAACATCTTCAATGAAGAGCTGTGGTCCAGACAGACCGGGTGACACGAATGACTGGTCCATGTCAAAGCCTAACACAAGCCCTGCTCCTCTCAGCATTGAGATTGATATCATGGATCTTCTCAGCACGAGACTGAGTCTAGATCAGCTCCAGACCAACTATCACAAACTGGAGCTCCTCAAGAACTCTTCCTTCTACATTATGGTGAAATACCAGGACTTACCTCAGCTGGGCATTTCCAACCCCACCCTTATGCCCTTCATTGATCTATCGAGGTTCCAGCGTGTGAAGAGGGACGGCAACAACCAGGTGAAGCTCCAGCTGGCGTTGCTCGAGATGCTTTACACCGAGCTAACCAGGGGTCGAGAGGAACTGGAGGACATATTGGCTCAAAAAGGTGCCGCATCCCTCATGCTCAGAGAAGCTGTGATCCAGGAGAAGATCCTCAGGCTCCACCAGGTGGCTGAAGACTTTGATGCAGTGTTGATTCCCAGGAAGCTCCATGTCAAACACAGCCTGATCCCCGAGCGTGAAAGCAAAAGGTTGCCAAAGTTTCAGCTGGTCCTGGAGGTCAAGAAGCCGGTGATGTTTAACAGAGAGCAAACCCAAGCCTTTTGTGATTCAGTGGTTCTTTATTGGTATGTCACTGAACAGGAGCAATATGAACCGGAGGAAGAGTTCGAGATCCATTACAAACTCCTCAATCCGACAAATGACAACGAAGCCAAAGAGTTCGGCTTTGTGGCCCACCCAACTTACGCTATTAAACTCACCGACCTGAAGCCAGATCGCAGCTACGAGTTCACCGTGAAGAGATTGGAAGACACCAGTCTGGTTTATAGTGTCTGGAATGACACCATCATCCTCACGACCAACTCACCACACACCAGCATGTagttatatatacactatagtTCTAAATCTTATAGATATATATCCTATAGATATGTATCTTATAGTTATATATCATACAGTTTTAAATCTTAATTATATATCCTATAGTTTTAAATCTTATAGTTATGTATCGTATAGATATTGTATCTTTATAGTTATGTTACATTTGTATCTCTATTATTAAAGTTTATCTCACAGTTATATATCTCATTGTTATATATCTGAAAAGAAGTCAGTTTATTTCGATTTATTCTTCACTCTGACCCGAAAACTGTTATTAATCACTGCCAAAAAATCTAGCACACTAACTCACACTCCATCATATTTACACCATCGCAAACGTCTCAAACCGCACACCTTATTCCCTACACAGGTCACACAAACACCATGAACTTTTCAAAAtcctcacatttttttcttaGTGAAGATTTAATACGACATATAAATTCTTATATAATCATAACAGTGATCTACGGCTTTAATGGTCTGGATTCTCTTTTATACCAAGTGGCATTAAAGGttgttttctttcaaatttACAAATGACTTCAATGATGGATAGAATTGAGACTGAGCCAGGAAACAAATacaatttctttcatttatttatcggGTTACAATATCATTTTCTACTACAAAAAATCCAATTTAAACTCTGACAATCAAACTTCAGACCGTTGCTCAGACTGTAATTATAATGGTTCAtaaatgatgatataatatgatTGATCACATTATAATTTCATTCCAGTGCCTTAAAATTTGGACAATAGCAGAATCAAAAACATGTTCGAACCCGTAATGGAGGAAAAAGAATCATCTGTGACTCTGttaatggtgtgtgtgctgtataaaTCTAAGTGTTCCTAGATTTATCTGGTAATATGTACATGAATAAAATGACACACTCTTTAATAAGCATTATAAGATGAAAATATGGATGATAATAGAACAAAAGCTATTTTTACACCCAAGCGTTTAAAGCAGCAGTTCCTTAAATTAGACAAAGGGGGCGCTGAGGAGGCCGAATAAACAACGTTGTAtctgtattattaatttaaaatgtttttctgtttttgaaggaataatttaacaacaaaaaaatcaaatacacaCGATGTCTCCTTTACCCGAGACATGTTTAGTGCGAAATGTCAGAAACCAAACATGGCTGATTGATagaatacatttttctttttaaattaaacttcCCCTTTATAACTTCTGCGTCCACATCTGCTCCTGGAAGACACACAATTCGAATCAAATTTGCATACAAGTCTGGCTAACATAGCTAATgaatgtttacacacactttagataacataataataataatgtatatttgaTAGTGATGCCCGAAAGATGAGAGTGTTAAAGTCTACAGCCACAATCTTGTTCTTCTGGAGCTGTTCGGATGAGGGCAGTCGTAATGGCAGACGCACGACTCGATCATCATGACGGCGTGCTGAGCGAGTCGTCCTCGTGACCTTCCGGCAGCGGAAGGTCACGAGTGCGGTCCTGGTGTGGTCAGGGCTGCAGCAGCGTCCGTCAGAACACATTCCACAGAACAGTGGCCTGTAGGAGCGAGCGCTGTAGCAGCCCTGATGCTCGAAGTGCACTAGCACAGGCGAGCGATAACTGCTCTGACACACACCCGGCTTCTGGAATTGAGGATTcaaataaatactaaaatactacacaaaacatttatgtatattataaCTCATATTATAACATGAGTGGACTAGCTCGAAATGCTAATCCTGCCAAACATAATGAAAGATATTGAGATGTTGAGATGCAGAATTTGTAGCATAAACTGTGGAGTTACTATTACAAATTTAATTTTGAGTTTTAACTCCCAAGATCCTATATTCTCAGACccctacactatatggcaaaaagtatgtgcacccctaaccatcacacccatatgtggttcttctctaAACTGTATCCACAAAGTTTAAAGAGCACATGATTGTATAGAGtgtctctgtacgctgtagcattacaatttctcttcactggaactaagaaacccgaacactgttccagcacaacgatgcccctgtgcacaaagcgagctacATGAACATGTGGTGTGTGAAGAAGGTGTTGGAAGAATGTGGAAGAACTAgggtgtcctgcacagaaccctgacctcaacccaactgaacacctttgggatgaactggaacaccgagtgcaccccagacctcactaacgctcttgtagctgaatgaacaaaaatccccacagccacgccccaaaatctagtggaaagcctttccagaagagagagtggagcatattataacagtaaacagGGAATAACTCCATGTTAATGGGTGTtatggacaggtgtccacatacttttagccatgTAGTATATATATTCCCAAGGATCTCTTTTCCAAGAGTCTTATTTCCTTAAGGTCCTATATTAACAGAGTCCTTTATTAGCTATTAGAATCTATTAGCTATTTGGTTAGAAGCATAACAAGAACTTCAGTAACTTTAACAATGTTTTAAAGTTAGTTATGCATTTctattcatttacacatttctaTTTCAGTGCTTATTAGTTCCATTAATGCTAGTCCTGATATTCAGTATTACCAGTGCTAACTCACCGGCTGGG
This window of the Ictalurus furcatus strain D&B chromosome 21, Billie_1.0, whole genome shotgun sequence genome carries:
- the LOC128625221 gene encoding fibronectin type III domain-containing protein 11-like, which gives rise to MSTDKAHVSTSSMKSCGPDRPGDTNDWSMSKPNTSPAPLSIEIDIMDLLSTRLSLDQLQTNYHKLELLKNSSFYIMVKYQDLPQLGISNPTLMPFIDLSRFQRVKRDGNNQVKLQLALLEMLYTELTRGREELEDILAQKGAASLMLREAVIQEKILRLHQVAEDFDAVLIPRKLHVKHSLIPERESKRLPKFQLVLEVKKPVMFNREQTQAFCDSVVLYWYVTEQEQYEPEEEFEIHYKLLNPTNDNEAKEFGFVAHPTYAIKLTDLKPDRSYEFTVKRLEDTSLVYSVWNDTIILTTNSPHTSM
- the LOC128624692 gene encoding uncharacterized protein LOC128624692; translated protein: MLYLSDNTHTHTLNESHCVFQVTCQLCSGPCQCPLSPLTCPLGVPLVLDGCRCCQICAGQEGELCSEKDMCDAQRGLECDYSASFPDGPGECVHNNRMLTKLTKLRRSSHHCSCSSVENMADCVQHAQGRSYANRAESWGRACSNCRQLCRCVGGGVTCVPLCTEDLNTPNCQHPRLVHVPGRCCRKWVCDSKENSIVPENTAGIQTHEILLFKDIYIFAVMVAERAMRSWQDTSAPSRISWTNCIEQSTEWSVCSRSCGPGVSTRVSNRNLPCQPETRMRLCVVRPCHPGPTARAQPKPGVCQSSYRSPVLVHFEHQGCYSARSYRPLFCGMCSDGRCCSPDHTRTALVTFRCRKVTRTTRSARRHDDRVVRLPLRLPSSEQLQKNKIVAVDFNTLIFRDQLKLWQPFAFTLGDQAVFDMELPGNQHCIKVFSHLVEPEDLLLDHSFSEHEGCGTFLSQYVLQFLSTPGNGTKADPDLDSPPRRPQPVRRKEPAVSEAPLHDEAARPTPLYPNLSKLSHQPPPNCTPAILSSPVALHTRSQVKGPTTLLPEGFRPTKSDREGTVHTVWDDGVNARYRAQIAALQQRLTNTFSVRMDMTKIAKCKQQDSETVSQYLSRLTEIHDANSGLEKPNALADGQITWDTGSLTQVERYAIHTEKLLREAKERKMERRRKPKGHGRGRPGGNPHRYNFTCFISGKVGHVERDCPEQKPTDGKRKGRVRHLGTEEKPGVCQSSYRSPVLVHFEHQGCYSARSYRPLFCGMCSDGRCCSPDHTRTALVTFRCPRKRFAQHAVMMIESYVCYYDCPHPNSSRRTRLWLSRCGRRSYEREV